The genomic segment CGTTACCGGACATTCCGAATACGACCCGAACACGCTGAAGTGGGAGTACGATCGCGACAAGGCCAAGGGGCTGCGGATCGACGTGCCGAAAAATTATTATCCGAAGGACGATCCGTCGAAAATGCCGCTGTCCACCTGGCGGGCGCACGCAAACCTGCTGTATTCCAACTGGCTGAACTATTACGTCTACCAGGAGACGCCGTACGACCTGGGCGCGGGCATCTGAGCGGAGGAGCCGCAGGAGAAGCGCTTGTACGCATGCATGCGTAGAGACGGCAGGATCGATCGAGTTAGCGGGCGCAAGCCCAACCTAATGAAGATGGAGGAATTCTATTTATGAAAATCGAAAGCCGTCTTGCCCAAATCGGTTCGCAGGAGGATCCGGCTACCGGCGCCGTGAGCTTCCCGGTTTACCAAGCGACCGCATTCCGCCATCCCAAGCTCGGTCAGAGCACGGGCTTCGACTACGCCCGCACGAAGAGTCCGACGAGAGCCGTGCTCGAAGAAGCGGCCGCGCAGCTCGAGAGCGGAGACCGAGGCTTCGCCTGCAGCTCGGGCATGGCCGCGCTCCAGACGATCTTCGCCCTCTTTAAGCAAGGCGATCACTTGATCGTCTCGCTCGACTTATACGGCGGCACCTACCGGCTGCTGGAAAAAATCATGTCCCGCTTCGGCGTGACGGCATCGTATGTGGACACGAACGATCTGGACGCGCTCGAATCGCTGCGTACGCCGGCTACCCGCGCTGTCCTGATCGAGACGCCGACCAACCCGCTTATGATGATTACGGACATCGCCGCGGTCGCTTCCTGGGCCAAGGTGCATGGGCTGCTGACGATCGTCGACAACACACTGCTCACGCCGTACCTCCAGCGGCCGATCGAGCTCGGCGCCGATATCGTCATCCATAGCGCTACCAAGTACTTGGGCGGTCACAACGACGTGCTGGCTGGACTGATCGTGACGAAGGGGCAAGCCTTGTCCGACGAAATGGCGTTTCTGCACAACTCGATCGGCGCGGTGCTCGGGCCGCAGGATTCGTGGCTGCTGATGCGGGGCATGAAGACGCTGGCGCTGCGGATGGAGAGGCACGAGTTCAATTCCGTCAAGCTGGCGGAGTGGCTGGACGAGCACCCGGCCGTGGCGTCGGTATACCACCCCGCGCTGCCGGCGCATCCGGGTCACGAGATTCAAAAACGACAGGCATCGGGCAGCACGGGCATCTTCTCCTTCCGCATGAAGGACGCCCGCACGATCGAGCCCATTTTACGCCATTTGCGCCTGATCGCGTTCGCGGAGAGCCTTGGCGGCGTCGAGTCGCTGCTGACCTATCCGGCAGTGCAGACGCACGCGGACATTCCCGAGGAGATCCGCCGTAAGGTTGGCGTGGACGACCGCCTGCTGCGCTTTTCCGTCGGCATCGAGCATATCGACGATCTGATCGGCGAT from the Cohnella hashimotonis genome contains:
- a CDS encoding PLP-dependent transferase, whose translation is MKIESRLAQIGSQEDPATGAVSFPVYQATAFRHPKLGQSTGFDYARTKSPTRAVLEEAAAQLESGDRGFACSSGMAALQTIFALFKQGDHLIVSLDLYGGTYRLLEKIMSRFGVTASYVDTNDLDALESLRTPATRAVLIETPTNPLMMITDIAAVASWAKVHGLLTIVDNTLLTPYLQRPIELGADIVIHSATKYLGGHNDVLAGLIVTKGQALSDEMAFLHNSIGAVLGPQDSWLLMRGMKTLALRMERHEFNSVKLAEWLDEHPAVASVYHPALPAHPGHEIQKRQASGSTGIFSFRMKDARTIEPILRHLRLIAFAESLGGVESLLTYPAVQTHADIPEEIRRKVGVDDRLLRFSVGIEHIDDLIGDLGQAIEAATAEIGGERA